AGTACATTATGGTCCGCGAGCAGATCGTGATCATCGATCCGGACACCTACGAGATCGTCGCCGTCCTCGACGTTTAAGGCCGGTCGCGGTTAACCTCAGGGGGCGGGCAGCAATGCCCGCCCCCTTTGCGGTTTGCCGGCAGCCATGCGCCGGACTGGTTAACAAGCGATTTCCGTGGTTTCCACACAGGTTTTTGCGCACTGGATGAGGTACTTGACCCCCTTCGGGAGGGCGTCAAGGCTTCCCCTCACGCGCATTGTTACCTATAACCCCCGCCACGCCGAGCACCTTTTCCGGAATTGGAATGGCTGAACCTGCAACCGACACGATCCTTGTCCTGAACGGGCCGAACCTCAACATGTTGGGGACGCGCGAGCCGGAAAAGTATGGCCACGCGACGCTGGCCGACGTCGAAACGCTGTGCCGAGAGACGGCGGCAGCCTTCGGTCTCAAGGCCGATTGCCGCCAGTCCAACCGCGAGGGCGAGCTGATCGACTTCATCCACGAGGCGCATGCGCGCAAGATGAAGGGCATCATCATCAATGCCGGCGGCTATTCGCACACCTCGATCGCGCTGCACGACGCGCTGCTTGCGGTGCAGATCCCGACGGTCGAAGTGCATGTAACCAACATCCACGCCCGCGAGAGCTTTCGTCACCATTCCTACACCGCGCGCGCGGCCTTCGCCTCGCTTTGCGGTTTCGGCATCGAGGGCTACCGCCTCGCCATCCAGGGCCTTGCCGCCAAGCTTGCCATCAAGCCCAAAGCCTGAAGCTCCCTCATCAAACAGAACATTCGGATCAAAGAACATGGCGCGCCAGCCAGACGACAAAGCAGCAGCAAAGTTTTCCAGCGAGGATTCCGCGCTCGTCCGCGAGCTCGCTTTGCTGCTCGATGAGACCAGTCTCACCGAGATCGAGATCGAACGCGCGGGCCTTCGCCTGCGCGTCGCCCGCAACATCAGCGTTGCCGCGACCATGCCTATGCCGATGGCAGCTGCTGCCGCAGCGCTGCCGGTAGCCTCCGCCGCGGCTCCCGCCGCCGGGCCCGATTTGTCGAAGCATCCCGGCGCCGTCAGTTCCCCGATGGTCGGCACCGCCTATTGGGCGCCGGAGCCGGGCGCCAAGCCGTTCATCGAGGTCGGCAGCAAGGTCGCGGTCGGACAGACCCTGCTGATCATCGAAGCCATGAAGACCATGAACCAGATCCCCTCGCCGCGCGCCGGCACGGTGACGCAGATCCTGGTCGAGGACGGCCAGCCGGTCGAATACGGCGAGCCGCTGGTCATCATTGAGTGAGGGAGTGACGAATAGCGAGTAGCGAATAGTTACTCCTCCCCATTCGCCATTCGCTATTCCCCATTCGCCCCCGAGGCACCATGTTCGACAAGATCCTCATAGCAAATCGCGGCGAGATCGCCCTTCGCATCCTCAGGGCCTGCAAGGAGCTGGGCATCGCGACCGTCGCCGTGCACTCCACCGCCGATGCCGACGCCATGCATGTGCGCCTGTCGGACGAGAGCGTCTGTATAGGGCCGCCGGCATCCAAGGACAGCTATCTCAACGTGCCTGCATTGCTCGCGGCCTGCGAGATCACCGGTGCCGATGCCGTGCATCCCGGCTACGGCTTCCTGTCAGAGAACGCCCGTTTCGCGGAAATCCTGTCCGAGCACAACCTGCATTTCATCGGTCCCAAGGCCGAGCACATCCGCCTGATGGGCGACAAGATCGAGGCGAAGAAGACCGCCAAGCGCCTGGGCATCCCCGTGGTGCCCGGCTCCGACGGCGCGGTCGGTCCCGATGACGACGCGATCGGCATCGCGAAGCAAATCGGCTTCCCGGTCCTGGTGAAAGCGGCGGCCGGAGGCGGAGGTCGTGGCATGAAGGTCGCGCACAGCGAGGCCGACCTCCAGATGGCCCTGTCGACGGCGGCCAACGAGGCCAAATCCGCCTTCGGCGATGCCTCCGTCTACCTGGAAAAGTACCTCCAGAAGCCGCGCCATATCGAGATCCAGATCCTCGGTGACGGCCGCGGCGGCGCGATCCATCTCGGCGAACGCGATTGTTCGCTGCAACGCCGGCACCAGAAGGTTTGGGAAGAGGGCCCCTCGCCCGTTCTCTCCGCCGCCGC
The nucleotide sequence above comes from Bradyrhizobium sp. NDS-1. Encoded proteins:
- the aroQ gene encoding type II 3-dehydroquinate dehydratase, whose translation is MAEPATDTILVLNGPNLNMLGTREPEKYGHATLADVETLCRETAAAFGLKADCRQSNREGELIDFIHEAHARKMKGIIINAGGYSHTSIALHDALLAVQIPTVEVHVTNIHARESFRHHSYTARAAFASLCGFGIEGYRLAIQGLAAKLAIKPKA
- the accB gene encoding acetyl-CoA carboxylase biotin carboxyl carrier protein → MARQPDDKAAAKFSSEDSALVRELALLLDETSLTEIEIERAGLRLRVARNISVAATMPMPMAAAAAALPVASAAAPAAGPDLSKHPGAVSSPMVGTAYWAPEPGAKPFIEVGSKVAVGQTLLIIEAMKTMNQIPSPRAGTVTQILVEDGQPVEYGEPLVIIE
- the accC gene encoding acetyl-CoA carboxylase biotin carboxylase subunit; this translates as MFDKILIANRGEIALRILRACKELGIATVAVHSTADADAMHVRLSDESVCIGPPASKDSYLNVPALLAACEITGADAVHPGYGFLSENARFAEILSEHNLHFIGPKAEHIRLMGDKIEAKKTAKRLGIPVVPGSDGAVGPDDDAIGIAKQIGFPVLVKAAAGGGGRGMKVAHSEADLQMALSTAANEAKSAFGDASVYLEKYLQKPRHIEIQILGDGRGGAIHLGERDCSLQRRHQKVWEEGPSPVLSAAARAKIGETCAKAMREMKYLGVGTIEFLFEDGEFYFIEMNTRIQVEHPVTESITDIDLVLEQIRIAAGGDLPAKQDEVQVIGHAIECRINAENPQTFRPSPGRILQYHPPGGLGVRIDSAVYQGYTIPPYYDSLVGKLIVHGKTRAECLMRLRRALDEMVVEGIETTLPLFRALVREDDIINGDYHIHWLEQYLAGKAEPAPK